In Mycobacterium sp. MS1601, one DNA window encodes the following:
- a CDS encoding ATP-dependent DNA helicase — translation CVDAVGMRLTGPRRAHQREGSERFTVDLILAEERRVFDLVDATNVRAMSWVRPEHTATALGLSEQQYQVVAAIASTPQLVVPLSAPAGAGKTTSMRALRTIVERRSKARMIVIAPTGKAVDVALAEGAASEGYTMHAALKRLADGQLELGPFDVVVVDEAGMVGTDQWRQLFAATTGAGTKTVMVGDAHQLAPVKARGGMFAQLCDELPWTQRLTEVWRQHDPTERAASLALRDGGPAPVRRAIDWYRNHDRLACGDQITMAADALAAHQADLAAGKKSLLLADTVEITDALNRRVHDHTVAERTRQGLDEAATVTGARGHHITVGDVIVTRSNDPTLTVYASDDRTRVLTGAPVRNGQRWQVIAVDDTAEHPRIAARRHGDQAWAVFSGDYLREHVQLGHAVTVHTAQGVTADTTHAVLADTASRNLAYVALTRGRQANHAYLYHRAIGEGDHQHRDLSDGVHLAYRGTPTQAGRALRQVIGRDERARTAHHTAADTPAHELPERVASLVAEHHRVVANRLSSHRKTQRRQQDRSLDRALGLDHSQSRSQERDQGYDLSL, via the coding sequence GTGCGTGGATGCAGTCGGGATGCGGCTGACTGGGCCGCGGCGCGCGCATCAACGCGAAGGCTCAGAGCGGTTCACTGTCGACCTGATCCTGGCTGAAGAACGTCGCGTGTTCGATCTCGTCGACGCCACCAATGTGCGGGCGATGTCGTGGGTGCGCCCGGAGCACACCGCCACCGCGTTGGGGCTGTCCGAACAGCAGTACCAGGTGGTCGCGGCGATCGCGTCCACACCACAGCTGGTGGTGCCGCTGTCGGCGCCGGCCGGGGCGGGCAAGACCACCTCGATGCGGGCGTTGCGCACCATCGTTGAACGCCGCAGTAAGGCGCGCATGATCGTGATCGCTCCGACCGGGAAAGCCGTCGATGTCGCCCTCGCCGAAGGGGCGGCTTCGGAGGGCTACACCATGCACGCCGCGTTGAAACGGCTCGCTGATGGCCAGTTGGAGTTGGGGCCGTTCGATGTCGTCGTTGTCGATGAAGCCGGCATGGTCGGCACCGATCAGTGGCGCCAACTCTTTGCCGCGACGACGGGGGCCGGGACGAAGACCGTGATGGTCGGCGACGCTCACCAACTGGCACCAGTCAAAGCCCGCGGCGGAATGTTCGCTCAACTGTGTGACGAGCTGCCCTGGACTCAACGCCTGACCGAGGTGTGGCGCCAACACGACCCCACCGAGCGGGCCGCGTCCTTGGCTCTGCGTGATGGTGGGCCCGCGCCGGTGCGCCGCGCGATCGACTGGTACCGCAACCACGACCGCCTTGCCTGCGGGGATCAGATCACCATGGCCGCCGACGCCCTGGCCGCTCACCAGGCTGACCTCGCCGCCGGCAAAAAGAGCCTGCTGCTGGCCGACACCGTCGAGATCACCGACGCGCTCAATCGCCGGGTCCACGACCACACTGTCGCCGAACGCACCCGCCAAGGGCTCGACGAGGCGGCGACAGTAACCGGGGCGCGCGGTCACCACATCACCGTCGGCGACGTCATCGTCACCCGCAGCAACGATCCCACCCTCACCGTCTACGCCTCGGATGACCGCACCCGCGTCCTGACCGGGGCGCCCGTGCGCAACGGGCAACGCTGGCAGGTCATCGCCGTCGATGACACCGCCGAGCATCCCCGCATCGCAGCCCGCCGACACGGCGACCAAGCGTGGGCCGTGTTCAGCGGTGACTATCTGCGTGAGCATGTGCAGCTCGGACACGCGGTCACCGTGCACACCGCACAAGGCGTCACCGCCGACACCACCCACGCCGTGCTCGCTGATACCGCCAGCCGCAACCTGGCCTACGTCGCACTCACCCGCGGCCGCCAGGCCAACCACGCTTACCTCTACCACCGCGCGATCGGGGAAGGCGACCACCAACACCGTGATCTTTCTGACGGGGTGCACCTTGCCTACCGCGGCACCCCCACCCAGGCTGGCCGGGCGCTGCGCCAAGTCATCGGTCGCGACGAGCGAGCCCGCACGGCGCACCACACTGCCGCCGACACCCCCGCGCACGAGCTGCCCGAGCGGGTCGCCTCGCTCGTCGCAGAACACCACCGCGTCGTCGCCAATAGGTTGAGCAGTCACCGCAAAACCCAACGCAGACAACAGGATCGATCCCTCGACCGCGCCCTAGGACTCGACCACAGCCAATCCCGAAGCCAGGAAAGGGACCAAGGCTATGACCTCAGCCTCTAA